In Topomyia yanbarensis strain Yona2022 chromosome 2, ASM3024719v1, whole genome shotgun sequence, one DNA window encodes the following:
- the LOC131680401 gene encoding uncharacterized protein LOC131680401 gives MSAVERKLRGLKNRKRSIITSFTCITSFVNNFQSERDAIEVPVRLENFVALWNEFNEVQAELESMEESEETMESYLKERTEFEKAYYRVKGKLLLYNKPNTDSQDSQRRLQEPSSQMPHIKLPDVRLPVFSGDYETWLNFHDLFLSLVHSSAHLSTIQKFYYLRSSLAGEALKLIQTIPICNEQYPVAWKMLEDHFSNPRRLKRTYVQSLFDFPCMKRETASELHSLIEKFEANVKICKQLGERTEHWDVLLIHLLSTRLDTVTRRDWEEYAEMNQTTKFSQLIEFLQRRVNVLQTVVYKSGETQQQPSAVKKPVMQRSGYYGSVQGNSSGCIACSGPHSLYQCETFSNYATHEKEQFVRRNQLCRNCLRRGHMAKDCSSESSCRKCRGRHHTQLCTIQRSSQAASIPLQLEHSNSTTLPTNQGTVSSTPAAHTGVTSCKAHGEGTSKILLATAIIILIDDNGHEHPVRALLDSGSECCFASERVSQRMAVRRNKVDLPIAGIGQSSTQVRFKFRSTLKSRITAYTDVVDLFVLPKVTIELPSLAINTSSWAIPTGIQLADPSFYEPAAIDVVLGAEVFFDLFTVAGRIPLGDSLPCLVNSVFSWVVSGRTALATDHTPVTCNVATMSDIHRSMERFWTIEDDTSPAYSPQETFCEQYFRDTVTRDTDGRYCVRLPLKRENLSNLGDNKITAFHRFRLIERRLSRDVKLADEYRGFMEEYVQLGHMELISEAQAEIQPSFFLPHHPVIREESSTTKVRVVFDGSCKSATGLSLNDVMLVGPIIQEDLRSIVMRSCLHPIMLIADVAKMFRQIRLHPEDTPLQRIFWRFSPSEPVSMYELKTVTYGTASAPYLATRVLQQLPNDEQQNYPVAAKATSEDFYVDDFLSGAKTVEEAVELRVQMEAMFDSAGLKLRKWASNSSAALMDVPEEDRALQQTIEFSMDQTIKSLGLHWEPHTDRLKYRIETPCFEPSKTVTLCTLLHSKII, from the coding sequence ATGTCGGCGGTAGAGCGGAAACTGCGTGGGTTGAAAAACCGAAAACGCAGTATAATAACATCATTCACATGCATTACGTCCTTCGTCAACAACTTCCAATCAGAGCGAGATGCAATCGAGGTTCCGGTCCGTTTAGAGAATTTTGTGGCGTTGTGGAATGAATTCAACGAGGTACAGGCCGAATTGGAGAGCATGGAGGAATCTGAGGAGACTATGGAGTCATACCTGAAGGAACGAACAGAATTCGAGAAGGCATACTACCGTGTTAAGGGTAAGCTGCTGCTTTACAATAAACCCAACACAGATTCTCAAGACTCTCAGCGTCGGCTTCAGGAGCCATCCTCGCAAATGCCCCACATAAAATTGCCCGATGTGCGGCTGCCTGTATTTAGTGGAGATTACGAAACATGGCTCAATTTCCACGACCTTTTCCTATCACTCGTTCACTCCTCAGCGCACTTATCTACAATCCAAAAATTTTACTATTTGCGTTCCTCTCTGGCGGGCGAGGCGCTCAAATTGATACAAACAATTCCCATCTGCAATGAACAATACCCGGTGGCGTGGAAAATGCTTGAAGACCACTTTTCAAATCCTCGTCGACTAAAACGCACTTACGTGCAGTCCCTATTCGACTTCCCATGCATGAAGCGAGAAACGGCTTCAGAGTTACATTCACTCATCGAAAAATTTGAAGCTAACGTGAAAATTTGCAAGCAACTTGGAGAGCGCACCGAGCACTGGGACGTATTGCTTATTCATTTACTCAGCACTCGTTTGGATACGGTTACAAGGAGAGATTGGGAGGAGTATGCTGAGATGAATCAAACTACGAAGTTCAGCCAGTTGATCGAGTTTCTTCAACGCCGAGTGAATGTTTTGCAAACGGTAGTCTATAAATCTGGAGAGACACAACAACAGCCGTCAGCTGTAAAAAAGCCAGTCATGCAACGTTCTGGATATTATGGATCAGTACAAGGCAACTCGAGTGGCTGCATAGCGTGTTCAGGTCCACATTCCCTCTATCAATGCGAAACATTTTCAAACTACGCCACACACGAGAAAGAGCAATTTGTGCGTCGGAACCAGTTGTGTAGGAATTGCTTACGTAGAGGACATATGGCGAAGGATTGTAGTTCGGAAAGTAGCTGTCGAAAATGCCGTGGTCGTCACCATACCCAGCTATGTACAATCCAGAGAAGTAGTCAAGCAGCTTCGATTCCTTTACAACTAGAACACTCAAATTCAACAACGTTACCTACCAACCAAGGCACAGTTTCTTCTACACCAGCTGCACACACGGGGGTAACAAGTTGCAAAGCGCATGGTGAAGGTACGAGCAAGATTTTGTTGGCAACAGCTATTATTATTCTAATAGATGACAACGGGCATGAGCACCCAGTTCGTGCGCTGCTGGATTCGGGAAGCGAATGTTGTTTTGCCAGCGAGAGAGTCAGTCAGCGAATGGCTGTTCGTCGCAACAAGGTAGATCTTCCAATTGCGGGCATAGGACAATCGTCAACGCAAGTACGGTTCAAATTTCGCTCGACATTGAAGTCTCGGATTACGGCATATACGGATGTGGTTGATCTGTTTGTCCTCCCAAAGGTGACAATCGAATTACCTTCCCTTGCCATTAACACATCTTCTTGGGCCATACCGACAGGAATTCAGCTTGCGGACCCTTCCTTTTACGAACCAGCTGCGATTGATGTCGTATTAGGTGCAGAAGTATTTTTCGACCTTTTTACAGTGGCAGGTCGAATTCCTTTGGGGGATTCTTTACCATGTCTCGTTAATTCTGTGTTTAGCTGGGTTGTTTCTGGAAGGACGGCATTAGCAACCGATCATACACCTGTGACATGCAACGTCGCTACCATGTCAGATATACATCGTTCCATGGAAAGATTCTGGACTATTGAAGATGATACATCGCCAGCGTATTCACCGCAGGAAACATTCTGTGAGCAATATTTCCGCGATACAGTTACCCGTGATACCGACGGTCGATATTGTGTTAGATTGCCATtaaaaagagaaaatttaaGCAATTTGGGAGATAACAAGATCACCGCATTCCATAGATTTCGTCTCATTGAGCGCCGATTGAGCCGAGACGTTAAGCTTGCCGACGAGTATCGAGGATTCATGGAGGAGTATGTACAACTCGGTCATATGGAACTAATCAGTGAAGCTCAAGCTGAGATACAGCCATCCTTTTTTCTTCCCCATCATCCCGTCATTCGAGAAGAAAGCAGCACTACCAAGGTTCGGGTCGTGTTTGACGGTTCTTGCAAGAGTGCAACAGGCCTCTCGTTAAATGACGTCATGCTGGTAGGTCCAATAATCCAAGAAGACCTGCGCTCCATAGTCATGCGATCTTGCCTACATCCGATAATGTTGATCGCTGATGTCGCAAAAATGTTTCGGCAAATTCGACTGCACCCCGAAGACACTCCGTTGCAGAGAATATTTTGGCGATTTTCACCATCTGAGCCAGTTAGCATGTATGAATTGAAGACAGTTACGTACGGCACCGCTTCAGCACCGTACTTGGCCACCCGCGTTCTTCAACAGCTACCAAATGATGAGCAGCAAAACTATCCCGTTGCAGCCAAAGCCACCAGCGAAGATTTTTATGTGGATGACTTTCTCTCAGGTGCTAAGACTGTTGAGGAGGCAGTTGAACTGCGTGTTCAGATGGAAGCAATGTTCGACTCAGCAGGTTTAAAGCTTCGTAAATGGGCCAGTAACTCGTCTGCTGCCCTAATGGATGTACCAGAAGAGGATCGAGCACTGCAACAGACCATCGAGTTCAGTATGGATCAAACCATCAAATCACTAGGATTGCATTGGGAGCCGCATACAGATCGTCTGAAATATAGGATCGAAACACCCTGCTTTGAACCTTCCAAGACAGTAACGCTCTGCACTCTCCTGCATAGCAAAATTATTTGA
- the LOC131680402 gene encoding uncharacterized protein LOC131680402, translating into MRNEDFKQSMARECADSGIRWHFNPPKGSHFGGLWEAAINSAQKHFIRVLGDTKLAFDDMETLLTQIECCLNSRPLTKLHEDPSDLQALTPGHFLVGAALKSVPDTDYESIPFNRLHQWQQTQKIFQDIWKRWHVEYLASLQPRTKWYKPPVNLQPDTLVIILDENLSPMRWPMARIRDVHPGNDGVIRVVTLQTANGIITRPAAKVCILPIESAECAPTNTTNATQQ; encoded by the coding sequence ATGCGCAACGAAGACTTTAAACAGTCGATGGCCCGCGAATGCGCTGACAGCGGGATTCGCTGGCACTTTAACCCTCCGAAGGGTTCTCACTTTGGCGGCCTTTGGGAGGCAGCCATAAATTCCGCGCAGAAACATTTCATCCGTGTTCTGGGTGACACGAAGCTCGCATTTGACGATATGGAGACCCTTTTAACACAGATCGAATGCTGCCTCAATTCACGTCCCCTTACGAAGCTTCATGAGGACCCATCGGATTTGCAAGCTCTCACTCCAGGGCATTTTTTAGTCGGAGCGGCACTCAAATCTGTTCCTGACACCGATTACGAATCAATCCCTTTCAACAGGCTGCACCAATGGCAGCAAACCCAGAAGATATTCCAAGACATCTGGAAGCGATGGCACGTCGAGTACCTTGCATCCCTTCAACCACGTACAAAATGGTACAAACCACCTGTGAATCTGCAGCCTGATACGCTTGTCATCATTCTGGACGAAAATCTTTCACCAATGCGCTGGCCAATGGCGCGTATCCGCGATGTGCATCCTGGGAATGACGGAGTGATTCGAGTTGTTACACTTCAGACAGCAAACGGAATCATCACCCGTCCCGCAGCGAAGGTTTGCATTCTTCCGATAGAGTCGGCGGAATGTGCGCCAACGAACACAACAAACGCAACGCAACAGTGA